The proteins below come from a single Micropterus dolomieu isolate WLL.071019.BEF.003 ecotype Adirondacks linkage group LG05, ASM2129224v1, whole genome shotgun sequence genomic window:
- the aspm gene encoding abnormal spindle-like microcephaly-associated protein isoform X2, with amino-acid sequence MSETVSSTRSGFLDFSPVKRDDANKENDVPTLSLIQFSKAPFVTFGAVKVGTSRSAVLRIENPTEDGDAEVTVEKIPSSKGFSVDHSTFTIQPESSFSLTVTWTPTEEGGIRELIIFNANGVLKHQAVLLGRAEAPKKKKKSLWDTIKNKREGEKVAAPRRKKTEPPLKMAANKTFQVSRKPQYKREKPRSPLASLNEGKSVRQRSLSKRCPIDDPQISEKQKALNSTQRQRSLALSDHENTHHVQGNSPLVLLVPAGKLMDSGNVSASPDFFPVKPENPDLTKMLNRTLSPIGTPERFKKLMPHIQSDSPLSEAIKCHADFDNVDKVLTGTPIPSLKDALALIDSDLSHIITSPRDTSSSCGFSDSLESKSGNHDSGPDRNVLKALPDSPQVSESNEPRLTFFVSKKIVVSEVVHSEVAVSEVVHSEVAEEMERVKKASFTSTTVTKSKPTVETSGSSGRKIKKSRRKLLERTLELSDGSSPCESGPGTPILPVIDPVTGTDGWQNVEAVSSPCDDGHQTQGLISSRTPQLDDSPTPITSPLSTAPARFSFSVASQSPAAAAPITFAVTSSSPLSSSSPLHLGPTSNVYHLSATVSAPPPVKEDSFPVHMAVKSKKRKSEEYLKSDGNIEDAGKTERVKRSRVVIGKTEPPRSVQERSASQRQQPRTTGSVRSMTTSSLKTARSVVPAQAKQSNSKLTSRGVQSLKSYGAPSVKTAKVIAVAQSKLTFIKPAQTALPRHPMPFAAKNMFYDERWIEKQERGFTWWINYVLTPDDFKVNTEVAKVNTVSIVMGSDDKFSVPKAPTKEEMSFSTYTARRKLNRLRRSACQLFTSEAMVKAIQRLELEVESKRLLVRKDRHLWKDIGERRKVLNWLLSYNPLWLRIGLETIYGELISLESNSDAVGLAMFILQRLLWNPDIAAEFRHARVPNLYKDGHEEALSRFTLKKLLLLVCFLDKAKESRLIEHNPCLFCLDAEFKTSKDLLLAFSRDFLSGEGILPRHLSYLGLTVSHVQTPLDEFNFAVKNLAVDLKCGIRLVRVMELLIQDWSLSVKLRLPAISRLQKVHNVDVALQVLKSRGVDLKDEHGSTIDSRDIVDGHREKTLSLLWKIIFAFHVEVILDEDQLREEIGFLKRTLRSKRRLASLRADRGFQPSPAKTRVAYEHSSTKITLLMDWVRAVCNFYNLNVENFTVAFSDGRVLCYLIHHYHPSLLPEEAVSHSTTQTVECSQRGRLELNCSASDSDNSFDSLPTGLNGPDSPSVEFKELLENEKNNFRLVNTAVSFLGGVPAMINPADMSNTIPNEKVVMSYLSFLCARLLDLRNETRAARVIQGAWRKYRLKKDLKLYKERNMAAVKIQVVVRSFLQKRRAKRQIQSAVIIQSVWRGYVARNRLRLKKQAQLRALQHEAATVIQAQWRTFLAVRAYQRLIYYTIVVQAQWRMRRAASAYGRIYWAATVIQKHSRAWALARSDREHYLSLRTAVMKIQRGYRRWKTRKTEMENRSAKVIQAAFKKWYETKMAERTAAAVKIQSWYRMQRCLQQYTKIKTSTVLIQAQYRVLVQRRCFLLLRMQHNSAVVIQSAFRGHAVRKQVVKMRCAAVIIQRWFRASVKRDAEKQIYMRMKCAAITIQAAYRGKLARESLNKQHKAATVIQAAFRKYVAQRRYLLLRKAAGVIQQKYRATISARKTKKDYDALRNAVLTVQANWRGRADRKTIERWHQSATVIQAYYSRHKAQAEYKSKKAAAVLLQRHYRAYVAGKEMRKAYLHMRSACVTLQAGFRGMRVRTELKKRHWAATVIQSSVKMFLCRKQYFLLQSAVIIIQSRYRALLVCRAQKNEYRELKQAAMKIQAVYRGFRVREDLKKRTNAARAIQAQFRMYRMRMTYLATKCAAIIIQEHYRAKIFRDQQKQRYRAIKSAAVVIQATYRGQRARKKIAEMHRAATIIQRKFLTIRDRNRFLATKAAALVCQQKYRAVIMARKDRLDYLSKRRATIHLQAAYRGYKVRKQLHIQHTAAVTIQSHFRRYQQRTYYKMVHWAANVLQARYRASKKMREEMHTLSAKRNAAVVLQAAFRGMKSRRIVKQRHQAASVIQRAYKTYCEHKQYLTLKSSALTIQRMYRATVAAKAQKTQYLEMRRAAIIVQAAYRGQQVRKEVSRWHKAATVIQSAFRKYSREVKFQAMRLSAIIIQRYYRSCILQRQDREKFLKARRSAIILQAAFRGHRQRRNIAKMHRAATVIQTNYKRHRQQLAFRRQRWAACVLQQRFRAQRQRNVEIKHYHEVRNAVINLQAAFRGMKSRHILRQRHHAASVVQRAFRTYSEHKQYLKLKSSVLTIQQKYRATIAAKAQRTQYLEMRSAAIIVQAAFRGQRVRKEVARCHQAATVIQSAFRKYSKEVKFQAMRLSAIIIQRYYRACILQRQDREKFLKMKQSTIILQAAFRGWCVRRDINRQNQAAIVIQSCWRCSVHRRIFQRKREAAVKLQQKVRAVQLGRLERNNYTRMRQAAITLQTHCRAWTARRQVLEGVMAERRLRFTSAAFHHLSAIKIQRALRAHWALESAKRQIHSVITIQRWVRARQQRRRYLEDRRKVVTAQRAVKRWLARRHKAAAVIQQAVHKFLLLRRQKRVQQGIVKAQALWRGHRSRRLNDNPKVLKLRHRLREVSAGVREEDKLCNKTSSALDYLLRYKHFSYILESLKNLETATRLSPECCERLVESGATNVIFTLIRCCNRSVPCMDVITYSIQILLNLSKYHKTIEAVYSVENSVETLLDMLQRYREKAGDKVAEKGGSIFTKACFLLALLLQDQHRAVEVMKLPKVLDRIQSIYRLTARKLKMDRERSVVKQKMNASVNGSFFIPATPRKSRPVPKFAPDWILRKDKLKDIVDPLRAIQMVAETLSIVL; translated from the exons atgtcgGAAACGGTATCTTCAACACGGAGCGGATTTCTAGACTTCAGTCCAGTAAAGCGAGACGACGCTAACAAGGAGAATGATGTTCCGACTTTGAGTTTAATCCAGTTCTCAAAGGCTCCCTTTGTGACATTTGGAGCAGTAAAGGTGGGAACCTCTAGGTCGGCTGTTCTGCGTATTGAGAACCCTACAGAGGATGGAGACGCGGAGGTTACTGTTGAGAAGATCCCCTCGAGTAAAGGCTTTTCTGTGGACCACAGCACGTTCACGATCCAG CCTGAGAGTTCCTTCAGTTTGACAGTAACCTGGACTCCAACAGAAGAAGGTGGAATCAGAGAGCTCATCATCTTCAACGCCAATGGGGTTCTCAAGCACCAGGCTGTTCTGCTGGGGAGAGCAGAAgctccaaaaaagaaaaag aaaaGCTTATGGgacacaattaaaaacaaaagagagggtgaaaaagtagctgcacccaggagaaagaaaacagaaccACCACTGAAGATGGCGGCCAATAAAACCTTCCAAGTGTCCCGAAAGCCACAATACAAACGAGAAAAGCCACGCAGCCCACTTGCTTCTCTCAACGAGGGCAAATCTGTCAGACAGAGGTCCCTCTCCAAGCGCTGTCCCATTGACGACCCTCAGATATCAGAGAAGCAGAAGGCCCTGAATTCCACCCAGAGGCAACGGTCTCTGGCCTTGTCGGACCACGAGAATACCCATCATGTTCAGGGAAACTCTCCTCTTGTCCTACTCGTCCCAGCCGGAAAGCTGATGGACTCTGGCAATGTGTCTGCAAGCCCAGATTTCTTTCCGGTCAAACCTGAAAACCCAGATCTTACCAAAATGCTTAACAGGACGCTGTCACCTATTGGGACACCAGAGAGGTTTAAGAAGCTCATGCCTCATATTCAGTCAGATAGCCCACTTTCTGAGGCTATAAAGTGTCATGCTGATTTTGATAATGTTGACAAAGTGTTAACTGGAACCCCGATTCCATCTTTAAAAGATGCGCTGGCCCTCATTGACTCTGATCTGAGCCACATTATCACCAGTCCTCGAGACACTAGTTCGAGCTGTGGCTTTTCAGATTCACTGGAATCTAAGAGTGGGAATCACGACTCTGGACCTGACCGAAATGTCCTCAAAGCATTACCCGATAGCCCACAGGTGTCTGAGTCCAATGAGCCGAGACTTACTTTCTTTGTCAGCAAAAAGATTGTTGTGAGTGAGGTTGTTCATTCAGAGGTGGCTGTGAGTGAGGTTGTTCATTCAGAGGTGGCTGAGGAAATGGAAAGAGTCAAAAAGGCCTCTTTTACCTCTACCACAGTGACCAAGAGTAAACCAACAGTGGAGACAAGTGGTTCAAGTGGAAGGAAAATAAAGAAGTCAAGGCGAAAGCTGTTGGAAAGAACACTTGAGCTGTCTGACGGCAGCAGTCCGTGCGAGTCTGGACCAGGCACTCCAATCCTTCCTGTTATCGACCCAGTCACAGGAACCGATGGGTGGCAAAACGTTGAGGCTGTTAGCTCCCCATGTGATGATGGTCATCAAACCCAGGGGTTAATCTCCAGCCGGACTCCACAGCTCGATGACTCGCCTACGCCCATCACCTCCCCTCTATCTACAGCTCCTGCTCGCTTCTCTTTCTCAGTCGCTTCCCAATCTCCTGCAGCCGCCGCACCCATCACTTTCGCTGTCACCTCTTCGTCGCCCTTGAGTTCATCTTCTCCTCTACACCTCGGCCCCACATCCAATGTGTATCACTTGTCTGCAACTGTTTCAGCACCTCCACCTGTTAAGGAAGACTCATTTCCCGTTCACATGGCTGTGAAGAGCAAGAAGAGGAAGAGTGAGGAGTATTTGAAAAGTGACGGGAACATCGAGGATGCTGGGAAAACGGAGCGTGTCAAAAGGAGCAGGGTGGTAATTGGGAAAACTGAGCCCCCAAGATCAGTCCAGGAAAGAAGTGCGTCACAGAGGCAACAGCCAAGAACAACAG GCTCAGTGCGCTCAATGACTACATCATCTCTAAAGACTGCAAGGTCTGTGGTTCCTGCCCAGGCAAAGCAATCAAACTCCAAACTCACCTCACGAG GTGTACAGTCTTTGAAGTCATATGGCGCTCCATCTGTGAAGACTGCAAAAGTTATTGCTGTAGCTCAGTCAAAGCTGACCTTCATTAAGCCAGCACAAACAG CCTTACCGAGACACCCGATGCCGTTTGCTGCCAAGAACATGTTTTATGATGAGAGGTGGATTGAGAAGCAGGAGAGGGGATTCACATGGTGGATCAACTACGTCCTCACCCCAGATGACTTTAAAGTCAACACTGAAGTCGCTAAAG TGAACACTGTGTCCATTGTCATGGGCAGTGATGACAAGTTCAGTGTGCCCAAAGCTCCCACCAAAGAGGAGATGTCTTTTAGCACCTACACGGCCCGACGGAAGCTAAACCGCCTCCGTCGTTCTGCCTGCCAGCTTTTCACGTCTGAGGCCATGGTCAAGGCTATTCAGAGGCTTGAGCTGGAGGTGGAGTCCAAGAGGCTGCTTGTCCGCAAAGACCGCCATCTTTGGAAGGACATag GTGAACGCCGAAAAGTCCTCAACTGGCTTCTCTCATACAATCCGCTGTGGTTACGGATTGGGCTTGAG ACAATCTACGGTGAGTTGATTTCACTGGAGAGCAACAGTGATGCTGTGGGTCTGGCTATGTTCATCCTCCAGCGGCTGCTCTGGAACCCAGACATCGCCGCGGAGTTCAGACACGCAAGAGTGCCTAACCTTTACAAAGACG GCCACGAGGAGGCGCTGTCCCGCTTCACACTGAAGAAGCTGCTTCTGCTGGTGTGTTTCCTGGACAAGGCCAAAGAGTCTCGGCTGATCGAGCACAACCCCTGTCTGTTCTGCTTGGACGCAGAGTTCAAG aCAAGTAAAGACCTGCTCCTGGCTTTCTCCAGGGACTTCCTGAGTGGAGAGGGGATCCTCCCCCGGCACCTCAGCTACCTCGGCTTAACCGTCTCCCACGTTCAGACGCCCCTGGATGAGTTCAACTTCGCTGTGAAGAATTTGGCAGTTGACTTGAAATGTGGAATTCGTCTAGT GCGTGTGATGGAGCTCCTTATCCAGGACTGGAGTTTGTCAGTGAAACTCCGTTTGCCAGCTATCAGTCGCCTGCAGAAGGTCCACAACGTCGATGTGGCTTTGCAAGTACTCAAAAGCAGAGGGGTCGACCTCAAGGATGAACATG GCTCCACCATTGATTCCAGAGACATCGTGGATGGACACAGAGAGAAGACACTGAGCCTCTTGTGGAAAATCATCTTTGCATTTCAT GTGGAGGTGATTTTGGATGAGGATCAGCTGAGGGAGGAAATTGGCTTCCTGAAGAGAACCTTGAGGTCCAAACGGAGGCTGGCGTCTCTGAGGGCTGATCGAGGCTTTCAGCCGAGTCCTGCAAAGACCAGGGTGGCGTATGAACACAGCAGCACTAAGATTACCCTGCTGATGGACTGGGTCCGAGCTGTGTGTAACTTCTACAATCTGAAC GTGGAGAACTTCACGGTGGCGTTCTCAGATGGCCGCGTCCTCTGTTACCTTATCCACCACTACCACCCCAGTCTCCTGCCAGAAGAGGCTGTCAGTCACAGCACCACTCAGACTGTCGAATGCTCACAGAGAGGCCGCCTGGAGCTCAACTGCTCAGCCAGCGACTCAGACAACTCCTTTGACTCCTTGCCAACAGGCTTGAACG GCCCAGATTCTCCGTCAGTGGAATTTAAAGAGCTACTGGAGAATGAGAAAAACAACTTCAGACTGGTCAACACTGCTGTGTCTTTCCTGGGCGGAGTTCCTGCTATGATCAACCCAGCTGACATGTCCAACACCATCCCCAACGAGAAG GTTGTGATGTCTTACCTCTCTTTCTTGTGTGCTCGTCTTCTGGACCTGCGGAATGAAACCAGAGCTGCTCGGGTCATCCAGGGCGCCTGGAGGAAATACAGATTAAAGAAAGATCTAAAGCTCTACAAG GAAAGAAACATGGCTGCTGTGAAGATCCAAGTAGTTGTGAGGAGTTTTCTCCAGAAGCGGAGAGCTAAAAGGCAGATTCAATCTGCTGTCATCATCCAGTCAGTCTGGAGGGGTTACGTAGCCCGCAACAGGCTGAGGCTGAAAAAACAGGCTCAACTTCGGGCTCTTCAGCATGAAGCAGCAACTGTCATCCAG GCGCAATGGAGGACGTTTTTGGCAGTCAGGGCTTACCAACGCCTCATATACTACACCATTGTTGTCCAAGCACAATGGCGAATGAGGAGGGCAGCGTCTGCTTATGGAAGAATCTACTGGGCCGCAACAGTCATTCAGAAGCACTCGCGAGCATGGGCTCTTGCACGAAGCGATCGTGAACATTATCTCTCCCTTAGAACTGCAGTGATGAAAATACAGAGGGGTTACAGAAGATGGAAAACCCGGAAAACCGAAATGGAAAACCGTTCTGCCAAAGTGATCCAGGCGGCGTTTAAGAAATGGTACGAGACAAAAATGGCTGAaagaactgctgctgctgtaaagaTTCAGTCTTGGTATAGAATGCAGAGGTGCCTCCAGCAATACACAAAGATCAAGACAAGCACTGTGCTCATTCAAGCCCAATACAGAGTTCTTGTACAGAGACGCTGCTTTCTGTTGTTGAGGATGCAACACAACTCTGCTGTTGTCATACAGAGTGCCTTCAGAGGGCATGCTGTCAGAAAACAGGTGGTGAAGATGAGATGTGCTGCAGTCATAATCCAGCGTTGGTTTAGGGCCTCTGTGAAAAGAGACGCGGAAAAGCAAATATATATGAGGATGAAATGTGCTGCCATTACCATACAGGCAGCTTATCGTGGAAAATTGGCTCGGGAGTCCCTGAATAAACAACACAAGGCAGCAACAGTGATCCAGGCAGCTTTTAGGAAGTATGTGGCCCAAAGACGCTACCTTCTCTTAAGAAAAGCTGCTGGTGTGATACAGCAAAAGTACAGAGCCACAATTTCGGCTCGTAAGACAAAGAAGGATTATGATGCTCTTCGAAATGCTGTTCTCACTGTACAAGCTAACTGGAGAGGTAGAGCTGACAGGAAGACAATAGAAAGGTGGCATCAGAGTGCAACCGTGATACAGGCTTACTACAGTCGGCACAAAGCGCAAGCAGAGTACAAGTCTAAGAAGGCTGCTGCTGTACTCCTACAGCGTCACTACAGAGCTTATGTTGCTGGAAAGGAGATGAGGAAAGCATACCTACACATGAGATCAGCCTGTGTTACACTCCAAGCTGGATTCAGAGGCATGAGAGTTAGGACagagctgaagaaaaggcattggGCAGCGACTGTCATTCAGTCttcagttaaaatgtttttatgtaggAAACAATACTTTCTCCTACAAAGCGCAGTGATTATAATCCAAAGCCGATACAGAGCTCTTCTAGTTTGCAGGGCACAGAAAAATGAATACAGAGAGCTAAAGCAGGCCGCCATGAAGATACAAGCTGTCTACCGGGGATTTAGAGTGAGGGAAGACCTAAAGAAGAGGACCAACGCTGCAAGGGCAATCCAAGCTCAATTCAGGATGTACAGAATGCGTATGACTTACCTCGCCACCAAGTGTGCTGCCATCATTATCCAGGAACACTACAGAGCCAAAATTTTCAGAGATCAACAGAAGCAGAGGTACAGAGCAATAAAATCTGCAGCTGTTGTCATCCAGGCAACGTATCGTGGCCAAAGAGCCAGGAAGAAGATTGCAGAGATGCACCGAGCTGCTACAATCATTCAGAGAAAGTTTCTCACCATTCGGGACAGGAATAGGTTCCTAGCTACCAAGGCAGCAGCTTTGGTTTGTCAGCAAAAGTACAGAGCAGTGATCATGGCGAGAAAAGACCGCTTGGACTATCTGTCGAAGCGCAGGGCAACCATCCATCTGCAGGCAGCCTACAGAGGATATAAGGTCAGAAAGCAGTTGCATATCCAACATACTGCAGCTGTAACAATTCAGTCCCATTTTCGAAGGTACCAGCAGAGAACCTATTACAAGATGGTCCATTGGGCTGCCAATGTATTGCAAGCACGTTACAGAGCCAGCAAGAAAATGAGAGAGGAGATGCACACGCTGAGTGCCAAGAGAAATGCAGCTGTTGTCTTACAGGCTGCCTTCCGTGGAATGAAATCCAGACGGATCGTCAAACAAAGGCACCAGGCTGCCAGTGTTATCCAGAGAGCTTACAAAACATACTGTGAGCACAAGCAGTATCTTACCTTGAAATCCTCCGCCCTCACCATTCAGAGGATGTATCGGGCTACAGTAGCAGCTAAAGCACAAAAAACGCAATACCTGGAAATGCGCCGCGCGGCCATCATCGTTCAAGCAGCATACAGAGGGCAGCAGGTCAGAAAGGAGGTTTCTCGTTGGCATAAGGCTGCCACTGTGATCCAGTCTGCATTCAGAAAGTACAGTAGGGAAGTCAAATTCCAGGCCATGCGTCTGTCTGCTATCATCATCCAGAGATACTATCGCTCCTGTATTCttcaaagacaagacagagaaaagTTCCTGAAAGCGAGACGTTCAGCCATTATTCTTCAGGCAGCTTTCAGAGGTCATCGTCAGCGACGCAACATTGCCAAGATGCACAGGGCAGCTACTGTCATTCAGACAAACTACAAGAGGCATAGGCAGCAGTTAGCCTTCAGGAGACAACGCTGGGCAGCTTGTGTCTTACAACAGAGGTttagagctcagagacagagaaatgtgGAGATAAAACATTATCACGAGGTTAGGAACGCTGTTATTAATCTACAAGCTGCGTTCCGTGGAATGAAATCCAGACACATCCTCAGGCAAAGGCATCACGCTGCCAGTGTTGTCCAGAGAGCTTTCAGAACCTACTCCGAACACAAGCAATATCTGAAATTGAAATCGTCTGTCCTTACCATTCAGCAAAAATATCGAGCTACCATAGCAGCTAAAGCACAAAGAACGCAATACCTGGAAATGCGCAGCGCCGCTATCATCGTTCAAGCAGCGTTCAGAGGGCAGCGGGTCAGAAAAGAGGTTGCTCGTTGTCATCAGGCCGCCACTGTGATCCAGTCTGCATTCAGAAAGTACAGCAAGGAAGTGAAATTCCAGGCCATGCGTCTATCCGCCATTATCATCCAGAGATACTATCGAGCATGTATTCttcaaagacaagacagagaaaagttcctgaaaatgaaacaatccACCATCATCCTTCAGGCAGCATTTAGAGGCTGGTGTGTCAGGAGGGACATTAACCGACAAAATCAAGCTGCTATTGTGATCCAGTCGTGCTGGAGATGCTCAGTGCACAGGCGTATCTTCCAAAGGAAGAGGGAG GCAGCTGTGAAACTTCAGCAGAAGGTTCGGGCAGTGCAGCTCGGCAGGTTGGAGAGAAACAACTACACCCGAATGAGACAAGCTGCTATCACACTTCAGACACACTGCCGAGCCTGGACTGCACGACGACAG GTACTAGAGGGAGTCATGGCAGAGAGGAGGCTTCGTTTTACATCGGCGGCCTTCCACCATCTTAGTGCCATAAAGATCCAAAGAGCTCTGAGAGCCCACTGGGCTTTGGAGTCGGCCAAAAGACAAATCCATTCTGTCATCACCATACAG CGATGGGTGAGAGCGAGGCAGCAGAGGAGGCGATATctggaggacaggaggaaggtTGTCACAGCCCAGAGAGCAGTCAAGCGCTGGTTAGCGCGTCGCCACAAGGCTGCGGCCGTCATCCAGCAGGCCGTCCATAAATTCCTCCTCCTTAGGCGCCAAAAGAGGGTTCAACAGGGAATTGTCAAAGCTCAG GCTCTGTGGAGAGGACATCGCTCCCGCCGACTGAATGATAATCCCAAGGTGTTGAAGTTGAGACACCGCTTACGTGAAGTCTCCGCTGGTGTCCGAGAGGAGGACAAATTGTGCAACAAGACGTCATCTGCCCTAGACTACCTCCTTCGATACAAACACTTCTCCTACATTCTAGAGTCCCTAAAAAACCTGG AGACCGCCACTAGGCTGTCCCCAGAGTGCTGTGAGCGGCTGGTAGAGAGCGGAGCCACCAACGTCATCTTCACACTCATCCGCTGCTGCAACAGGAGCGTCCCCTGCATGGACGTCATCACCTACTCCATTCAGATCCTCCTCAACCTCTCCAAG TACCACAAGACCATTGAGGCAGTGTATTCAGTGGAAAACTCAGTGGAAACGCTGCTGGACATGCTGCAGAGATATCGGGAGAAGGCAGGGGATAAAGTGGCAGAAAAGGGTGGCAGCATCTTCACCAAGGCCTGCTTCCTGCTGGCTCTCCTCCTGCAAGACCAGCACCGTGCTGTG GAGGTTATGAAACTTCCCAAGGTCTTGGATAGGATACAAAGTATTTACCGCCTCACTGCTCGCAAACTCAAGATGGACAGAGAAAGAAGTGTTGTCAAACAGAAGATGAACGCGTCAGTCAATGGGAGCTTCTTCATTCCAGCAACGCCTCGTAAATCCCGCCCTGTGCCAaa atttgCTCCAGATTGGATTCTCAGAAAGGACAAGCTAAAAGATATTGTGGACCCTCTTAGGGCTATTCAGATGGTGGCAGAAACACTCTCAATTGTGTTGTAA